In one window of Pseudodesulfovibrio sediminis DNA:
- a CDS encoding type II secretion system F family protein, producing the protein MNEAQMIPLIAAGIGFISVLLAGYGLIGYFGGASESARLKERVSGTTVKRSAALTAPVTTALKSSVDIFSRIGSKIGPTESEEIDKNRMRLVQAGLRKPDSLKIFQGVKGGLALLLGGGFLLLRYLFFPDMGMAAIGFGTVLLATLGVYGPEYWLSKKINQRKLALSDELPDALDLLVVCVESGMGLDQAVDRVCHEMRTSGPVISSEFKLLTLELRAGKARGQALRSLAERAGLDDLNSLTSLLIQADAFGISVGRTLRIYSDAMRTKRSQRAEEKAAKMPVLLLLPLVMFILPSLFVAILGPAIIMSMDMFTHMNK; encoded by the coding sequence ATGAACGAAGCACAAATGATCCCCCTGATCGCGGCTGGTATCGGCTTTATCTCCGTACTCCTGGCTGGTTACGGTCTCATCGGATATTTCGGTGGCGCAAGCGAATCCGCCCGCCTCAAGGAACGGGTCTCCGGCACCACGGTCAAGCGGTCCGCCGCGCTGACGGCCCCGGTGACCACAGCCCTCAAGAGCTCCGTGGATATCTTCAGCCGTATCGGCTCCAAGATCGGCCCTACCGAATCAGAAGAAATTGACAAGAACCGTATGCGTCTGGTCCAGGCCGGGCTGCGCAAGCCGGATTCCCTGAAGATTTTTCAGGGCGTCAAGGGGGGCCTGGCCCTGTTGCTGGGCGGTGGGTTCCTGCTTCTGCGGTACCTCTTTTTCCCGGACATGGGCATGGCTGCCATCGGTTTCGGTACGGTGCTCCTGGCAACTCTCGGCGTCTACGGCCCGGAATACTGGCTGTCCAAGAAGATCAACCAGCGCAAGCTCGCGCTGAGTGATGAGCTGCCTGACGCCCTCGACCTCCTCGTGGTCTGTGTGGAATCGGGGATGGGGCTTGATCAGGCCGTGGATCGCGTCTGTCACGAGATGCGTACTTCAGGCCCGGTCATCAGTTCCGAGTTCAAGCTGCTGACATTGGAACTCCGGGCAGGCAAGGCTCGCGGGCAGGCCCTGAGATCGCTGGCAGAGCGTGCGGGACTCGACGACCTGAACAGCCTCACTTCACTTCTCATCCAGGCCGACGCTTTCGGTATCAGCGTCGGACGAACCCTGCGGATTTACTCGGACGCCATGCGCACCAAGCGCTCGCAACGGGCCGAGGAAAAGGCCGCCAAGATGCCGGTGCTGCTGCTCCTTCCTCTTGTGATGTTCATTCTGCCGTCATTGTTCGTGGCCATCCTCGGACCGGCGATCATCATGTCCATGGACATGTTCACCCACATGAACAAGTAA
- a CDS encoding hybrid sensor histidine kinase/response regulator — protein sequence MGDNARRFRVLAVDHDEDMLTLYRDILCFESEEPSVLKALFDEDIRLPSREEINEDAGRPVFEVVPATSRSQGAKVMRQAIELDQPFTIALIDLDLSDKENAEAGLELAADIRSLDPHIEIVLVSGQHDIPLKTINKRVPPPEKLLFIQKPFRSPELKQLATSLCSKWNAENRLRDLNETLTSKVAARTSDLNAANRRLRLDISKRAAVLRELQASEQRYRLLFEKDITGNFAADRGGLILDCNQAFAKLFNFSSPQEALGENIFILWDTMGADESLRDLVSGSGRLSNCEVVFKKGAIRRHLLLSCDSVINSAGEVDELRCYLFDISEPKRLEDQLRQSQKMEALGTLAGGIAHDFNNILGVILGYSEIIEASAEPDSGLDRRIKEVARAGRRARDLVTQILNFSRQGPQERHAMTLTPLIKEALKLLRSSVPSNVEIISRMETDFDHVMADPTQMHQIMLNLCGNASQAMQETGGTLTVTLADVQNADPVTPPSDLGKPERFVRLTVSDTGPGIDPDVVGRIFDPFFTTKKQGEGTGMGLAMVHGIVKRHDGYLELENVPGEGAAFHVFLPKSSEIERTETDIPADLVFREGRILFVDDEKPLTDIGREMLESCGFDVVTRTSSIEALEAFKFKPNDFDLIITDQTMPNMTGMEFAREVLKLRPGLPIILCTGFSDAVSYDRLRDIGIGDFIMKPMLKQDLMASISRLLAKV from the coding sequence TTGGGAGACAACGCACGTCGCTTTCGCGTTCTGGCCGTGGACCATGACGAGGACATGCTTACCCTGTACAGGGATATTCTCTGTTTTGAGAGCGAGGAACCCTCTGTGCTCAAGGCGCTCTTTGACGAGGACATCCGGCTCCCGTCCAGAGAAGAGATCAACGAAGACGCAGGACGACCTGTGTTCGAGGTCGTGCCTGCCACCAGCAGGAGTCAGGGCGCCAAGGTCATGCGTCAGGCCATTGAGCTGGATCAGCCCTTTACCATAGCGCTTATCGACCTGGATCTATCCGATAAAGAAAATGCAGAGGCCGGGCTGGAACTGGCTGCGGATATTCGGTCTCTGGACCCGCATATCGAGATCGTGCTCGTGTCCGGACAGCATGACATCCCGCTCAAGACAATCAACAAGCGCGTCCCGCCGCCCGAGAAACTGCTGTTCATACAAAAGCCGTTTCGTTCTCCCGAATTGAAGCAGCTCGCCACATCCCTGTGCTCAAAATGGAATGCGGAAAACCGACTGCGCGATCTGAACGAGACCTTGACCTCCAAAGTCGCGGCCCGTACCTCCGACCTCAATGCGGCCAACCGGCGGCTCCGTCTGGATATTTCCAAACGCGCTGCCGTGCTTCGGGAGCTTCAGGCCAGTGAACAGCGGTATCGTCTGTTGTTCGAGAAGGATATTACCGGCAACTTTGCCGCGGATCGGGGCGGACTCATTCTGGATTGCAATCAGGCCTTTGCCAAGCTGTTCAATTTCTCCTCTCCACAGGAAGCCCTTGGCGAAAATATTTTCATCTTGTGGGACACCATGGGTGCCGATGAATCCCTGCGTGATCTGGTGTCGGGTTCCGGTCGTCTCTCCAACTGTGAAGTGGTCTTCAAGAAGGGGGCCATCAGAAGACATCTGCTCCTGAGTTGTGATTCCGTGATCAACTCGGCAGGGGAAGTGGACGAGTTGCGCTGTTACCTCTTTGATATTTCCGAGCCGAAGCGGCTTGAGGATCAGCTCCGGCAATCCCAGAAGATGGAGGCGCTTGGTACACTGGCAGGAGGCATCGCGCATGATTTCAACAACATCCTTGGGGTCATTCTGGGGTATTCCGAGATTATTGAGGCCAGCGCCGAGCCTGATTCCGGGTTGGACAGGCGCATCAAGGAAGTTGCGCGTGCAGGCAGACGCGCCCGGGACCTCGTGACCCAGATTCTGAATTTCTCCCGTCAGGGACCTCAGGAGCGGCACGCCATGACGCTTACTCCGCTCATCAAGGAGGCCCTCAAGCTTCTGCGGTCGTCCGTGCCTTCCAATGTGGAGATCATCTCTCGTATGGAGACCGATTTTGATCATGTCATGGCCGACCCCACCCAGATGCACCAGATCATGCTCAATCTCTGCGGCAATGCTTCTCAGGCCATGCAGGAGACCGGTGGCACATTGACCGTGACCCTGGCCGACGTGCAGAATGCCGATCCGGTCACGCCCCCCAGTGATCTGGGCAAGCCCGAGCGGTTTGTGCGGCTGACGGTGTCGGATACCGGTCCCGGTATTGATCCTGATGTGGTGGGACGTATTTTCGATCCGTTTTTCACCACCAAGAAGCAGGGCGAAGGCACGGGTATGGGCCTGGCCATGGTGCATGGCATCGTAAAACGCCATGATGGCTATCTCGAATTGGAGAACGTTCCGGGCGAGGGTGCCGCTTTTCATGTCTTCCTGCCCAAGAGCTCCGAGATTGAACGGACGGAAACCGACATCCCCGCAGATCTGGTCTTTCGTGAAGGACGGATTCTGTTCGTGGATGACGAGAAGCCGCTCACGGATATCGGGCGCGAGATGCTCGAATCCTGCGGGTTCGATGTGGTCACTCGCACCTCATCCATCGAGGCGCTGGAAGCCTTCAAGTTCAAACCCAATGATTTCGACCTGATCATCACCGACCAGACCATGCCCAACATGACAGGTATGGAGTTTGCGAGGGAAGTGCTCAAACTGCGGCCTGGTCTGCCGATCATTCTGTGTACCGGGTTTTCTGACGCGGTGTCCTATGATCGGTTGCGGGATATCGGCATTGGCGATTTCATTATGAAGCCGATGCTGAAACAGGATCTTATGGCGTCTATCAGCCGGTTGTTAGCCAAGGTTTAG
- a CDS encoding CpaF family protein encodes MNLAQRLNRSSAKRGPVTVDKAQATKVQAENHYFEIKTSIHDRLIDMIDLSLLDSLKEEDMRREISKVAEGLLWEEFQNAPLNLAERKRMLSEIQDEVIGLGPLEPFIKDPTVNDILVNGHKQVYVERSGKLELTTARFKDDNHLRKIIDRIVSLVGRRIDESQPLCDARLLDGSRVNAVIPPLAIDGPSLSIRKFSKDPLEVADLIGFNSLTPQMAELMDGIVKTQLNVLISGGTGSGKTTLLNCLSRNVPEDERIVTIEDAAELQLKQEHVVRLETRPANIEGKGEIAMRDLVKNCLRMRPDRIIVGEVRSSEALDMLQAMNTGHDGSLTTIHANTPRDALMRLETMISMAGLNLSPISMKRYISSAIDVIIQATRLVDGSRKVISIQEVTGMEGEMITMQEIFAFEQTGVSKEGKVEGYFTARGIRPKFAEKLERMGHTFPTEMFHAAPRGMGKE; translated from the coding sequence ATGAACCTCGCACAACGACTGAATAGAAGCAGTGCCAAGCGCGGTCCTGTGACCGTGGACAAGGCGCAGGCCACCAAGGTCCAGGCGGAGAATCATTACTTCGAGATCAAGACCAGCATTCATGATCGTCTGATCGACATGATTGACCTGTCATTGCTGGACAGCCTGAAGGAAGAGGACATGCGCAGGGAGATTTCCAAGGTGGCCGAAGGGCTGCTGTGGGAAGAATTCCAGAATGCTCCGCTCAACCTGGCTGAACGCAAGCGCATGCTCTCCGAGATTCAGGACGAAGTCATCGGGCTGGGACCTCTGGAACCATTCATTAAGGATCCCACAGTCAACGATATTCTGGTCAACGGCCACAAGCAGGTCTATGTGGAACGTTCCGGCAAGCTGGAACTGACAACGGCCCGTTTCAAGGACGATAATCATCTGCGTAAGATCATTGACCGGATCGTGTCGTTGGTCGGTCGTCGCATTGATGAATCTCAGCCTTTGTGTGACGCTCGTCTGCTGGACGGCTCCCGTGTCAACGCGGTTATTCCGCCGCTGGCCATTGACGGTCCGTCGCTCTCCATTCGTAAGTTTTCCAAGGACCCGCTGGAGGTCGCCGACCTCATCGGGTTCAACTCCCTGACACCGCAGATGGCCGAACTCATGGACGGCATCGTCAAGACGCAGCTCAACGTGCTCATCTCCGGCGGTACCGGTTCCGGTAAGACCACCTTGTTGAACTGCCTGTCCCGTAATGTCCCCGAAGACGAACGTATCGTCACCATCGAGGATGCCGCGGAGCTGCAGCTCAAGCAGGAGCATGTGGTCCGACTGGAAACCCGGCCTGCCAATATCGAAGGCAAGGGCGAGATCGCCATGCGCGACCTGGTCAAGAACTGTTTGCGTATGCGTCCCGACCGTATCATCGTTGGTGAGGTCCGTTCCTCCGAGGCCCTGGACATGCTCCAGGCCATGAACACCGGTCATGACGGCTCCCTGACCACCATTCACGCCAATACCCCGCGCGATGCCCTGATGCGTCTCGAAACCATGATCTCCATGGCCGGGCTGAACCTCTCGCCCATCTCCATGAAGCGGTACATTTCCTCGGCCATCGACGTCATCATCCAGGCCACCCGTCTGGTGGACGGTTCCAGAAAGGTCATCTCCATTCAGGAAGTGACCGGCATGGAAGGCGAGATGATTACCATGCAGGAGATATTCGCATTCGAGCAGACCGGCGTCAGCAAGGAAGGCAAGGTGGAAGGGTACTTCACGGCTCGCGGCATCCGTCCCAAGTTTGCCGAAAAGCTGGAACGCATGGGGCATACCTTCCCCACAGAGATGTTTCATGCTGCTCCCCGTGGCATGGGGAAGGAGTAA
- a CDS encoding type II secretion system F family protein, producing the protein MNLTIIISVIAVFIVFLLVMGIGSLMQSGSDKADQRVKSRLQALAMSDVDAETIDLVLRENAMSEVPWFNRMLENMQWAAKLERLIQHADAKGSAGVYLLVCATLAVIGFYVGSFSGRLWVSMAAFILLGGIPIWRLNSMKRKRMDRFQQQLPEALDLMARALKAGHTFGGGMRMVADEFDTPIGPEFGKTLDEINYGMDVDKALANLQERVECADLKFFTVSVNIQRETGGNLAEIIAKISELVRERFALFGKIRVLSAEGRVSAYILVALPFVLASILYLVNKDYISLLWTRELGQNMMWGAGISIVFGIIVIRKIITIKV; encoded by the coding sequence ATGAACCTGACCATCATCATCTCCGTCATCGCCGTGTTCATCGTTTTCCTGCTTGTCATGGGTATCGGATCGCTGATGCAGTCCGGCTCGGACAAGGCAGACCAGCGCGTCAAGAGCAGATTGCAGGCTCTGGCCATGTCGGACGTTGACGCCGAGACCATTGATCTCGTTCTGCGCGAGAACGCCATGAGCGAAGTCCCCTGGTTCAACCGGATGCTTGAAAACATGCAATGGGCAGCCAAGTTGGAAAGACTCATCCAGCATGCAGATGCCAAGGGATCAGCGGGCGTGTACTTGCTCGTCTGCGCCACGCTGGCCGTCATCGGTTTCTACGTGGGCTCCTTCTCCGGTCGTCTGTGGGTCAGCATGGCCGCGTTCATTCTGCTCGGCGGCATCCCCATCTGGCGTCTCAACAGCATGAAGCGGAAGCGGATGGATCGTTTCCAGCAACAACTGCCCGAAGCCCTGGATCTCATGGCTCGTGCGCTCAAGGCCGGCCACACCTTTGGCGGCGGCATGCGCATGGTGGCAGATGAATTCGACACTCCCATCGGCCCCGAGTTCGGCAAGACCCTTGATGAAATCAACTACGGCATGGACGTGGACAAGGCTCTGGCAAACCTGCAGGAGCGCGTGGAATGTGCCGACCTCAAGTTTTTTACCGTGTCAGTGAACATTCAGCGTGAGACCGGCGGTAACCTGGCCGAGATCATCGCCAAGATTTCCGAGCTGGTGCGCGAACGGTTCGCCCTGTTCGGCAAGATCCGTGTCCTCTCTGCCGAGGGCCGTGTCTCCGCCTACATTCTCGTGGCCCTGCCGTTCGTGCTCGCCAGTATTCTGTACTTGGTCAACAAGGACTACATCAGCCTGTTGTGGACCCGTGAACTGGGGCAGAACATGATGTGGGGCGCGGGAATCTCCATCGTCTTCGGTATCATCGTCATCCGTAAGATCATCACCATCAAGGTCTAG
- a CDS encoding type II and III secretion system protein family protein codes for MRTHFTHHILTALVCCLVLLAAVQVQAKAVDKTPEMLSLVIGKSTVISTDFKVSRVSLASESHVSMVVLSPWQIYLTGNALGSTTMTLWAEGEVAGVYDITVVPDMTHLKRMIHQIMPDEKNVNVLSSGDSVTLSGYVSNTTNLTSVLALAESAAPGKVVNLLSVDGIQQVMLEVRVAEMSRSVTKRLGINFAAIGSNFTIYNIINNLTKFDDGVFNLTENINFTGTYSSGNTQIYGMIDALKANGLVRMLAEPNLTCVSGEAADFLVGGEVPVPMPGTLGNVYIDYKPFGIGLKFTATVMSSGRINLQVNPEVSELDYSKSVNVSGYEIPTISTRRANTVVELGDGQTFVIAGLISDTLKENAQKIPGLGEIPMLGTLFSSKEYASNKTELVVMVTAHLAKPVDMAHQTLPTDGFKEPSDREFYLFGLMDGQGESTTPVGSSAGYGEPQGGAVVRPESGFDGEVGHSWPQ; via the coding sequence ATGCGTACTCATTTTACACATCATATCCTGACCGCGCTGGTCTGCTGCCTGGTTCTGCTGGCAGCCGTTCAGGTGCAGGCCAAGGCTGTTGACAAGACTCCCGAGATGCTCTCGCTGGTCATCGGCAAGTCCACGGTGATAAGCACCGATTTCAAGGTCAGCCGGGTCTCCCTGGCGTCCGAGAGTCATGTCTCCATGGTTGTCCTGTCTCCGTGGCAGATCTACCTGACCGGCAACGCGCTTGGTTCCACCACCATGACCCTGTGGGCCGAAGGTGAAGTGGCCGGCGTATACGATATCACCGTGGTCCCGGACATGACCCATCTCAAGCGCATGATCCATCAGATCATGCCTGACGAGAAGAACGTCAATGTCCTCTCATCCGGTGATTCCGTAACCCTGTCCGGCTACGTGTCCAATACGACCAACCTGACCTCTGTTCTTGCGCTGGCCGAATCCGCGGCTCCGGGCAAGGTGGTCAACCTGCTGTCCGTGGACGGCATCCAACAGGTCATGCTGGAAGTTCGAGTGGCCGAGATGTCCCGTTCCGTGACCAAGCGGCTCGGCATCAACTTTGCGGCTATCGGCTCCAATTTCACCATCTATAATATCATTAACAACCTGACGAAGTTTGATGACGGCGTCTTCAACCTGACCGAGAACATCAACTTCACCGGGACGTACTCCTCCGGCAACACGCAGATTTACGGCATGATCGACGCGCTCAAGGCCAACGGTCTGGTCCGCATGCTGGCCGAACCGAACCTGACCTGCGTGTCCGGTGAAGCGGCCGACTTCCTGGTCGGTGGTGAAGTGCCCGTGCCCATGCCCGGTACGCTCGGCAATGTTTATATCGACTACAAGCCGTTCGGCATCGGTTTGAAGTTCACGGCCACGGTCATGAGCTCCGGCCGTATCAACCTCCAGGTCAATCCCGAGGTTTCCGAGCTCGACTATTCCAAGTCCGTGAACGTGTCCGGTTACGAAATTCCGACCATCTCCACCCGCCGCGCCAATACCGTGGTCGAGCTGGGCGACGGCCAGACCTTTGTCATCGCCGGATTGATCAGCGACACGCTCAAGGAAAATGCACAGAAGATTCCCGGTCTGGGTGAAATCCCCATGCTCGGAACCCTGTTCAGCTCCAAGGAATACGCCTCCAACAAGACCGAGCTGGTGGTCATGGTGACCGCTCATCTGGCCAAGCCCGTGGATATGGCCCACCAGACTCTGCCCACTGACGGTTTCAAGGAACCTTCGGACAGGGAGTTCTATCTGTTCGGTCTCATGGATGGTCAGGGAGAGTCCACGACTCCTGTCGGTTCCAGCGCCGGATACGGTGAGCCTCAGGGCGGTGCCGTGGTTCGTCCCGAATCGGGTTTTGACGGCGAAGTCGGTCATTCCTGGCCGCAATAA
- a CDS encoding SPOR domain-containing protein, whose amino-acid sequence MYTRITTTMILIVGLAMIGCVPKSNDMTFNELAYGNGSTIDFTSAQHEQVGDGYMRRGQPEMAIMHYNKAIEKDEKNLDVRVKRGNLLISQHLDEQALAEFNKVLQINPDHAIANESIGGVYFRAGLFDEAEIYLTKAVKLNPMLWKAHNYLGILFDRQGKYALASEHFSTALELHQGNGTDEINNNLGVVHLAQKQYAQAVECFRRALKAGGVSARTYNNLGLALARMGRLDEALESFKYAGGEAKANNNLGYVLLSDNQPAKAVPYFEKALELSPSYYVKAADNLKRARLAARFQANSDQELSGSTPNPLLRKSFPDTKQIPGEPAASPASAGSPSPSATVQNVALVVPGAGVPNISEKSYGLHVSSLRDHKDAFDYCAVLRKQGFDTWINQVDLGTKGIWYRVLVGKFSTIKEAKAERPDVLDILNLGQAPVFERVNPKVEGTYM is encoded by the coding sequence ATGTATACGCGTATCACCACCACCATGATTCTGATCGTCGGACTCGCAATGATCGGATGTGTGCCCAAGTCCAATGATATGACCTTTAATGAACTGGCGTATGGCAACGGAAGCACCATAGATTTCACCAGTGCCCAGCATGAGCAGGTCGGCGACGGCTACATGCGTCGCGGTCAGCCAGAAATGGCCATCATGCACTACAACAAGGCCATCGAGAAGGACGAAAAGAATCTGGACGTCCGCGTCAAGCGGGGCAACCTGCTTATTTCCCAGCATCTGGATGAACAGGCCCTGGCTGAATTCAACAAGGTCCTGCAGATCAATCCCGATCACGCCATTGCCAATGAATCCATCGGCGGTGTCTACTTCCGTGCCGGTCTCTTTGATGAAGCCGAGATCTACCTGACCAAGGCCGTGAAGCTCAATCCCATGTTGTGGAAGGCCCACAATTACCTCGGCATTCTCTTTGATCGTCAGGGTAAGTATGCGCTGGCATCAGAGCATTTCTCCACCGCGCTGGAGTTGCATCAGGGTAATGGTACGGACGAGATCAACAACAATCTGGGCGTGGTCCACCTTGCCCAGAAGCAGTACGCGCAGGCAGTGGAATGTTTCCGCCGCGCCCTGAAGGCCGGTGGCGTTTCCGCCCGCACGTACAACAATCTGGGGCTGGCCCTGGCTCGCATGGGGCGTCTTGATGAAGCGCTTGAGTCCTTCAAGTATGCCGGTGGCGAAGCCAAGGCCAACAACAATCTGGGCTATGTGCTCCTGTCGGACAATCAGCCTGCCAAGGCCGTGCCGTATTTCGAGAAGGCGCTTGAGCTTTCTCCCAGTTACTATGTCAAGGCTGCTGACAACCTGAAGCGCGCCCGCTTGGCCGCTCGGTTTCAGGCAAACTCTGACCAAGAATTGAGTGGTTCCACCCCGAACCCTCTGCTTCGTAAGTCTTTCCCCGACACGAAGCAGATCCCCGGCGAGCCTGCGGCATCTCCCGCGTCCGCAGGTTCGCCTTCCCCTTCCGCCACAGTGCAGAATGTCGCGCTGGTGGTGCCGGGTGCCGGGGTTCCCAATATATCCGAAAAGTCCTACGGGCTGCATGTCAGCTCCCTGCGTGACCACAAAGATGCCTTTGATTACTGCGCCGTCTTGCGGAAGCAGGGCTTTGACACCTGGATCAATCAGGTGGATCTGGGCACAAAGGGCATCTGGTACCGCGTGTTGGTAGGCAAGTTCTCTACAATCAAGGAAGCGAAGGCTGAACGTCCTGACGTGCTCGACATCCTGAATCTTGGCCAGGCCCCTGTGTTTGAACGTGTGAACCCCAAGGTTGAGGGGACCTATATGTAA
- a CDS encoding AAA family ATPase, which translates to MNTRIIPITLALSDKEQNKRIEQMIAANHMVRLVDDDASEMGVLIYEPGDQVDDDLPHIIHALESGAAEDVYLAGNVANPEVLIRAMRSGIREFLQYPIEENDFRAALMRTAMRGSLTEDQGEKGKIFTLVGGKSGLGTTTLAVNLACCLNAQAPGRTVLLDMRRPAGEVPYFLDLKYEYTWGNLTEDITRLDSTYLTSVMAQHESGLHVLPGPSGTDRPDEHSLLLILEQLRRLYDHVIVDTSSPQGDSIPKEVEQANAIIMTLQLSLPCLARTSKLVETIRSYDPDAERRLHLVANRVTKNSTIGVSEAAEVLERKIQWIIPEDGDATLAAINQGTPLVIAYPKSPVSKAIHSIAKSLAPRPKKTRKGLSLPFGSLFRKKTKSSDKNDNLAGATL; encoded by the coding sequence ATGAATACTAGAATCATTCCGATCACGCTGGCACTCAGCGACAAGGAACAGAACAAGCGCATCGAACAGATGATCGCCGCGAACCACATGGTCCGCCTTGTGGACGATGACGCCAGTGAGATGGGCGTCCTCATCTACGAACCGGGCGATCAGGTCGATGACGATCTGCCGCATATCATTCATGCCCTGGAATCCGGTGCAGCCGAAGACGTGTACCTGGCCGGTAATGTGGCCAACCCCGAAGTGTTGATTCGGGCCATGCGCAGCGGCATCCGTGAATTCCTCCAGTATCCCATAGAAGAAAACGATTTTCGCGCCGCCCTGATGCGGACCGCAATGCGGGGCAGCCTGACCGAGGATCAGGGCGAGAAGGGCAAGATCTTCACTCTGGTCGGCGGCAAGTCCGGCCTCGGCACCACCACGCTGGCAGTGAATCTGGCCTGTTGCCTCAACGCACAGGCTCCCGGAAGGACCGTGCTGCTGGACATGCGCCGTCCCGCCGGTGAAGTGCCGTATTTCCTGGACCTCAAGTATGAATACACCTGGGGCAATCTGACCGAGGACATCACTCGTCTCGACTCCACCTATCTGACAAGCGTCATGGCCCAGCATGAGTCCGGTCTGCACGTGCTGCCCGGTCCCAGCGGAACCGATCGGCCCGATGAACACTCCCTTTTGCTCATTCTCGAGCAGCTTCGCCGTCTTTATGACCATGTTATCGTGGATACCTCCTCTCCTCAGGGCGACAGCATCCCCAAGGAAGTGGAGCAGGCCAATGCCATCATCATGACGCTGCAGCTCTCCCTGCCGTGTCTGGCCCGGACATCCAAGCTGGTGGAAACCATCCGCAGCTATGACCCGGACGCGGAAAGACGGCTGCATCTCGTCGCCAATCGCGTGACAAAGAATTCCACCATCGGCGTGTCCGAAGCCGCCGAGGTCCTGGAACGGAAGATCCAGTGGATCATCCCCGAAGATGGCGACGCCACGCTGGCAGCCATCAATCAGGGAACACCGCTGGTGATTGCCTACCCCAAGTCTCCGGTCTCCAAGGCCATACACTCCATTGCCAAGTCTCTGGCCCCGAGGCCCAAGAAGACCCGCAAGGGTCTCTCCCTGCCGTTCGGTTCTCTTTTCAGGAAGAAGACCAAGTCGAGCGACAAGAACGATAACCTCGCCGGAGCAACCTTATGA